acaaaatttattaaaaatcaaacagTGTTAAATTGTAGAACATCGagaatgatttttttaatagagTTTCATTTGTAGTTTAGTTCTACAAATTTTACAAAAGGGTTACCAACACTAACACATGCTACTGTGATTTTTTCAGGGTTTTATGAGCATCAAAACTATTTATTTcataataaggagattaaatAACATGTATTTCATTAAGCAATGGAAAACACATATTTTACAGGAGCGGGTAATTTTATTAGTCGGACATGGACATCAAGATTCTAGCAAAATTtactttgcatttttatctattttccatTATTTAACATGCAATTAACAATATAATATAGCAATTAAGTATTTGTATTCAAAACACTATGAACATCATGGATTCAAGTAACACAAATTACAGATCCAGAACATGCATGTTAAAAGGAAGGTAACAAAactggtttcacaatttttagagcaTTCCATGATTTATGAAGCATTTAAtggcttttatacaaaataaatcctaGTGCTAGATACAGGATAGTAACATGCACAcaaacatttttgaaataaactaggtATCATCAGGAACCTAGCaaacaagtttcatatttttctcattttttctacaatttcctagacactTTCCAAGTTTCAGCCGTTTAATTCAAATTTAaaccaaaaaaggaaaacacgTTTTACGACCAGACCCTTAAATGTTTTGAAGCTTCACAACCAGGCCCCTATGTTTTGCACCTAAGCCCCTAAAACTATCGTTGGGTTTGCAATGTGACCCTTTGAcggctggacggcggcgcaatCCTGCGAACTCCGGCGGGGTGGGTGCGGGGTAAGGGCAGAAGAGTGACGAGCAACTCACCAGTGGTCGAGGGTAGAGGAGGTCCGCTGGTGGTGCTTCACGAAGgtgacggcggaggaggccgggggAGGGCTCGGGAAGGTGGCGTGAGGGCCGGGTGGTGCGAAGGAGGGCTCAGGCAGCTTCAGCTTTGCTCAGGAGGGGGAGATCGGCGGTGCGGTGTCAATGGCGATGCGGCGAGCTTCGGTACGGGTGGAGGTATGGCGCCGGTGAGCTGGACGAGCGCCTTTTTATAGCGGAAATGCGGCGTAGGGGAGCAAGCGACGCTTGTGATGGGCTTGGCACGCATTGGCATAGACGGTGGCAGTCGGGCAAAGGTGGCAGGCGGAGGTGGCACTCTACTGGCCGACGGTGGCGTGCGGAGCTCGTGCGTGTGTGGCTCGCGCCTCAAGGTTGGCCGGCGGGGATTtggcgtggggaggaggagaTTGTGCCGCATGCAGTTTGGTGAAGGTCGTGCTCGTGCGGTCTTGTCGCCAGCGGTGGTTGGGCGAgcggcggagcttgccaagtgGCGCGACGTGGTGTCGGCGTGCACATCGTGCGCGATCACCATGATTTAGGCGCACGTGGATTCGCGCGTGGTACGCGTAGGCAGGATCTTTGGGCTGGATTTGCTTCCAAATTTTGAACTGAACTTTGAAAGCTTCAAATATCAATGTTCAAGTTTGAACGATGgactccaacttctacaaaagctGACAGGTGAAAAACTTGCTAGTTTTGGAGATAAAGTCGTGCAAACTTTTGTAGAACGCCGAGCAAGGTTAATTTGAATTTGGCTTGAATTTGACCCAACTTTGACCTAGTTTTAAAATACCTTTcactcaaaatcagaaaaagtgcCAATTAAGATAGTTGTTCAAATTTAAAAgttctacaatttttatattggccaaaatttgagttcttatgtaaaaaatctatttttatttcctaCCCATGTGAGTGCCATTTGGGGGTGTTTTCAACACTTCGAAGaatttgaagtgtttttgaatttgacacttggcaaatttGGTATAATCTCCTCCTTAATTTCTCTAGATTTATCCTTTTAaacactagggatgtcacaacAGGCACGTTGTTGAAAGCATAATGAAAACCTGCGGATTCTGTCCGGCGCGTGCGCTGCAACTACGGAAAACCTGCAGATTCCGTCGCTAGGGTTACGCCATCACACCCTTCAAAAGCCCAAGGGGCGCAGatccattttcatttccatctGTTACACTCACGTCGCCGTTGCCACAGTCCACAGACCACATCGCCGTTGCGCCCGCGAACCCTAGGCCGCGCCGCCACGATTCCCATTCTTCCCGCACGCACTTCACCGCCACCGCACCGCCGTATGCGCATAAAGACCCTTGTGGGCATTAGATCTAAATTGCAAGGCATAGaaactgaagaaatggccgaaGCAACTGCACTGGATCCATCATCAATCTACGTGAAATCAATGATGACGGAGGAGCACATCTAGGCTCTCATCGACCGGGGCCTCCTCGGGCCCAAGGCGCTACTGGATTGGAAGCCAACTGCCAGGCAAGATTTCCCCATGGAGGACAAAACGAAGATAGTGGTCTTCGCATCATTCTTCGAGCATGGATTCGGGATTCCTTGCAGGGATTTCTTCTAGGGTCTTCTGCATTACTACAAGATCGAGCTGGTACATCTTAATCCCAACTCGATTTTGGATATTGCTGTCTTCATCCATCTGTATGAGGCGTATTTGGGCATTCTCCCACATTTCGATTTATGGAAGTACAAGCCCATGTCAACCAAGGGAAAGCAGCCATGAGTGATTGGGAGTTGTGGTTTTTCTCTAGGGTCGAAGAAAGTTCAGGAGTACTATGACCTCCAGTTGAAGAATTCCAACAAGGGTTGGCACAAAGAGTGGTTCACAGTCACCAATAAGCAGCCCAAGCTCCCACCGCATACTGGATACGGGCTAGTGGTCATGCCCAAGTAGTTGAACTAGCCGACCTCGGAGGAGCAGGTGTAGGTGCAGCAGTTGCTGTAGAAGATCGCTGACTTGAAGGCGCGTGGTTTGACAGCCAAAGCAGTTAGCATCAATTTTAGCCGGAGACTAACACAACTGATCAAGAACCGAGTGCACCTACGTATGAGTACATAGGGCCACTGGACCCAACCAGAGAGGTCTAGCGAAAGGTGCCCAAGGTGGAAATCATCAATTGGGTGTCTGAGTTTTTTGGGGGGGCGTTAACAGAAACAAGAGCTGCCCTAAGGCTTATTCCCTGAAGAGGTCGCTGACCAACCCGATACGATCCTAATGGCATTGAGTTGACATACTTGTTGTGCTTTTGTGTTGTGTCTGACTATGCTTGTGGATTGAGCAGAACGacgaatttgaattcttttgccCAGCGCCACTTCCTGGAGGGGCGGAGCAACAGCGACCCAAGGTCTGCCTGACCACTAAATCCGACGAGCTGCTGGCCGGCCTTGAGTGGGAGTCTGACTCCTCCATCGGGTCTAACGAGAGCATGCAAGAAGAGGTCTTCCAGGCTGAGGGCTCCGAGCTAGGGGGCACCAGACATGGCAGGTCATAAGGAAACTACCAGCCTCTTTATCACAGAAGCCAAGCGGTAAGAGGAAAAAGATGGATagaaagaaggggaaggagaaggagaaggctgcCTCGAGTGCAGCCTTCGCGGCTAGGTTGACGAGCAAAGCGAATGAGGAGTCCGACACGCCGAGCCCGcccgagaagaagaagaaatccgAGCTCCTTGAGATGATCATGGCCGACGTGGAGCGTGTCAAGGAGGCATTGAAGGCAAAAATCCATGGTGAGCCTAGTAAGGATGTGTCGGCACCAACACCGCCATTGCACCAAAGTTCcgggtgaagaagaagagcgccATGTAAGTGCGATCCAATTGTACTGTCTGTCTCGTTGTTATTGTTGCTGCCTATCTTGCTTGAATGACTACTTGCATTGACAATGCAGGACTGCCCCTACTTGCACAACTGACTGGTTGCTCAGCCCAGACCGAGGGGACGAGCGGCCGCATTGTTGAACAGCTGCCGCCTCCGAAGGTTGGGGCGGATCAAGATGCTCACACCGGTGAATTTGTACCCAATCTGGTGCTGCAATAATGCGCAGTCAGGTCCGAGGCTGCGGACACTACTGTGGTTGACTCGGGGTCAAGCAAATGACTGGTGAGGAAGCTAGAGTCGAGCCTCACCTGGAGAAGTTGCCTAGGGATGATCCACCGTCGGAAGGATCCAGTGGGGGCGCTGACGTTGGCGTGCAAGGTGAATAAGATCCGGAGACCTTGAACCTTTCCAGGTCCGACCTTACTAGGGATGCAGCACAGGACAAGAAGGATCTTGCCATGCTGTGGCAGTCATCCTCGGAGATTTTCGAGCTGTTAATTATAAGTGTGCCGACCAACCCGAGAGGACTTGTAGCTGAAATCCAGTCTCATTGCCGAGCTCAGATTATTAAGATGTATGTAGTGTCTGGCCTAGTGTGCTCAAAGGAGGGTGGACGTGATCTACCAAGCTGAGCACTATCGCCTGAACGCAGAGCAACTCGAGGTCGAGCTCAAGAAGGCCAGAGAGGATGCCGCAAAGCATGCCGACCAACTCCTACGAAAAGATCTGTACCATTACTTGGAGAAAGAGGTTCTTACTGTACACTTGAACGGTACATTGTGATGACCTGTTGAATAGGTTTTGTCCTTAAAGTCTTGGTGCTGATGTACACTTGTTTGAATAAGCAGAAGCCACGGTAAGGGAGCAAATGCTCAAGCGGCATCTCAAGGAGTGCGAAGACTCGAATGCTCGTCTCCAACAGGAGCATGATGTGCTGGTTCATCGTGAGTATGCCGTATCACAGAAGCTGACGGACAAATGCTAAGCACTACTTAGAGGTTGCAATGCATAGTCTTCAGCGTGACCAACATGTGGTTGTAGGGCTGGAAGTGAGCTGGAGGAGCTTCGTAAGGCGgccagctatgtgatggacatggtccaactaAAGACCGACCCGACCACGCCGACACCGCTGCTTGATCATCTCAAAGCCATACCTAGTTAGCTAATGGAGTTGTTGAAGGACACCACAGTGGAGTGTGTCAAGAATATCTTCGCACTGTTGAAGACACACTTCCCACAGAGCATGCTAAAGCAGGGGTCGCAGCCGACTTTAATGCGGATGCACTTCCAGAACTGGCCGACCAGTATCATGATGTAGCAGTAAGCATTGTCAATGACTTAGACTTGTAAATTGAAACTCATTGGTGTATTAAACTGTATTGACAAAACATGTGATGTAATTGACTTGGTCATATCCAGAGAAAAAGAGGCTCCATCCCTCCCCTGGTGTATACGACAAGACAACATGTAGCTGAGGCTTGTAGCCGCAAAGTGCCTAGCCTTACCTAACCAACGTCCTGAAGAGAccagatcttgagcttgtaggaggggtgaacgcaaggttgtctaggtctTGCGAGCTAGAACGCCGACTACACGAGTTAGTTgtattgccttgagaggggaaggagaaggatgcAAGACCCAGAGGTCGGCGTCTGGGGGTAACCCCCGAGCTTGAGAGTGAGTGGTCTGTCGAATAGGTTGGACAGCCCCCGAGTGTTAGGAACAGCTCGGACAAAGGAACAATAAGGCAGCTAGTATGCAAAGAACCTcggaggttttatttattcaataataAAGGGGAAAATAGAGTACATAGCTTGTAAatcctaagggtagaagtgCCGTAGGTGCTCGATGTTGCATGGATTGGGGACGCTTGAGCCATCCACCCGTTGGAGTCGATAGGTGCCTAGCTGGATGACTTCCTTTATGATGAAGAGGCCCTCCCAGGGGCggccagcttgtgcatgtccttggtgtaATGGATCTATCAAAGCACCAAATCACCAACATTGAAGGAGCATTCTCTGACATTTCCATCATGTTAGCGTCATATCTGTTGCTcgtggcgtgcatgctggatAAGATCCGCCACTCGGTGCTTCTCGAGGCTATCGATGTTGACCCGCGTACTTGTTTCTGCCTCGCCTTCCTCATAGTACTGGATGCGTGGGGCACCATAGGCCACGTCGGATGGCAGGACAGCTTCTGAGCCGTACACCATAAAGAAAGGGGTGTAGCTAGTAGCCCGGCTCTTCTGGCTTCATAGGCCccagatgacatggggtagctcgtGTAGCCACTTGGTGGAGTACTTGGACGCGTCGTAGAAGATGTGAGACTTGAGGGACtagaggaccatcccattcgcacgtTTGACATGACCGTTGCAGCGCGGGTGCGCTACTAAGGAGTAGTACACAACAATGAGGTTGTCTTGGCTAAAGTCCCAGAACTCAGAGCCTGTGAATTGCTTGCCATGGTCGGTGATGATCTTGTTTGGCACTCCAAAGTGGTGTGTGATTGCCTCCATGAATTGAGTGGCTTTGGCCGACTTGATGATGGTGAtagccttgacctcaatccacttggtgaatttgtcaattgtCACGAAGATATGGGTGTATCCGCCCGGTCcggtcttgaagggtccgaccataTCCAACCCCCAGCATGTGAAGggccaggatggtgggatggtgcgcagggCTTGGGCCGGTAGatgttgctgcttggagaagaactgacaccctttgcacctttggacaaGCTCCTTAGCATCGGCTACCACTCATGGCCAATAGAAACTAGAGCAGAACGCCTTGCCGACTAAAGTGCCCAAGGCGGTGTGGTTCCTGCATGTGCCCGAGTGGATCTCGTGAAGGTGGTTGATGCCCTCGCTACGCAGAATGCACTTCAACAAGATGTCTATGCATGCAGCATTTCTGTAGAGCTCCTTGCTGATGATGACGTAGTTTGCACTATGCCGAGCTAATTTCTCATGCTCTATCTTGTCCTCTAGCGCCATCTAGtcagtgatcaaggctatgaacgggGCGTGCCAGTCTTCTTctacctcaatcatcatgacatcACTGGTAGCTAGGTCGGTCGAAGACTCAGCACTGTTGTTGACCTGGTCTGGGTCTAGAATCTTATTGGAAGGTTTCCTGAGATCTTGTACGAAGATGCCGACCGGGACTTGTGCACGCTTAGAGCCGTGCTTGGACAGCACATCGGTGGCGACGTTGTGGTCCCTggggacatggtggaactcaagaccatcgaagtgggcctcaagtttaCAAATTTCcatgcagtaagcgtccatggactccttggtgcagtcccagttcttgttgacttgcaaggatgcgcttgattccgagggaggccgtggatgagagcttcgtacttggtgccattgttggtggccttgtagtggatctggaggacgtacttgagctgctcacctttgggggatatgaagaggaccccggtgccggctccttcgaggttgagggcACTGTCAAAGTACATAGTCCAGTGTTCTAGCCTCTCTAGGGAGGGCGCCTtctggatctctgtccactcaGCCACGAAGTCAGCTAGGATCTGTgacttgatcgcatgacgtGAGCAAAAATCGAGGTGGAACTCACTGAGCTCCATGGGCCACTTGACAACGGAGCCGTTGACAtccctgttgtggaggatttcgccaATTGGGTACAAGGATACCACTCGGACCTTGTGCGcctggaagtaatggcgcaacTTTCTAGATGAGATCAGAACTACATAGAGCAACTTCTGAACTTGTGTGTAACGAATCTTGAAGTCACTGAGGACCTTGCTAACGTAGTACACTGGCCGTTGCACCATGTGTGCATGGCTGGGCTCTTCACGTTTCTCCATGTCTCTAATTgcgtccaccttgatggggttggcttcgatgccatgctggctgaccatgaagcccaggagtTTTCTAGACGGGACATTGAAGACACATTTGCCTGGGTTGAGTTTCCAGCGATAGGCCCAGAGGCTGTTGAAGGTTTCTGCgaggtcggctatgaagctCTTCTTAGCCTTTGTCTTGACAACcacatcgtcgatgtaggcATTATCATTCCTATGTAGCTATGTCCCAAGGCAACCctagattgccttctggtaggtggtgCCAGCGTTtttcaacccaaaggtcatggtgttgcaGTAGTAGATGCCGAAAGGCGTTACGAACGCTGTGTTGTCTTGGTTGGTAGGATTGAgggcgatctggtgatagcGTGAGTAGTAGTCAAGGAAGCATAGCAAGATGCTCCCAACCGTAGAATCTACAACCTGGTCGATGAGtgaaagagggaaggggtccttagggcagtgcttattgaggtcggtgtagtcgatacacattctccagtcaccggttttcttttttacaaggactggatttgctaactagtcggggtgcttacattcacggatAAATCTGGTGGCTTAGAGCTTATTAAGTTCTActctaatggcctccttgcgatcttgggtgaAGTGGCGAAGCTTGTGCTTGACCGGTCTAgctgtcttgctcaagtccaaggagtgctcagccaacTCCTGTGGGACACcgggcatatcagatggcttccacaCGAATATGTCCATGTTTTCCCATAGGAAACTGGTGAACGTGGTTTCCTATTTATTGGAGAGGTTGGACCCTATGAGGGCCATCTTGGTTGGGTCTTCCAGGCCGAGGCAGATTTTCTTAACCTTGGGGTCGGGCTGTAGCTCTATGGGCGTCGGCTCTGTCTTTGGGATCGTAAGCTggtccttgtccaccttctgGGCCTTGGCGAGTATGGCAGTGGCCTTGGCCGAGTAGTCCAGGGCTTCAGCAAGTTGAACTACCTCCTTGTCGCAGTTGTAGGATGTCTCGACGCCGTCGTATATGGAGAGGACAACATTTGGAGTCGGCATCTTGAAGACGAGGTAGGTGTGGTgcgggattgccatgaaccttGCTAGCATGGGCCtaccaaagatggcatggtatgaagtcttgaagttggccACCTAAAAGGTGTGGTGCTCTGTACGGTAGTTGCTGGGCATGGCAAAGGTGATCGACAAATGACTCGGCCGATAGAATAGCATCCTTTGCCAGGCacgatgccatagaagggtTCTTCACACGGGTTGGAGCCGTGTGAAGTCAAAATCCATGCACTTCAAGgtcttggtgaagatgatgttgaggacgCTGCTGTTGTCAATCAACACCTTGGGAGTAGGGCCCGATCTATGGTCGGGCAGACCACCAATGAGTAGGACCCAGGGTTTAGGATGTGGACTCAATGATCTTCCCTAGAGAAGGTTATGGGCTGCTTGGACTagcgcagatactggactggcTGTATGGAGACATAGTGCACCTCTCGCTCTTGTAGCTTCTATTTGCGGTTGCTGCAGAAAACCCTAGGGACACCCACGATGATGTTGACCTCACAGTTTGGTCACTAGAACTCCCCGTTCTGGTTTGCGTTTGGATATGGCTGGTCGCGGTGCTCCTTCCTATTCTGATCGTCGTGGTCATTGCGTCAGTGGTTGTCGCGGtcgtcgcggcggcgattgTCGCGATCGTCATGGCAATTGTCGCGGTCTTCGCGGTAGCGGTCATCGTGGCGACGATCATTGCGGTCATCATAGTCATCGCAGCGGCAGTAGTCGTGATAGTTATCATCCCTGCAGTAGTCGTTGCGGCGGGGTCGCTTGTACTCCACCTGGGCACTGAGatctttcttgaggactgtgcagTTCCGAAGATTATGACGTGTgtccttatggaaggggcacggAGCGTTGAGGGTGTCGTCAAACTCTTCCCAGAGGAAGGTGGTCAGCCTAGTGGGGTCGCCTTCAGAACAATATGGACCTCGGGGGCCCTTTTCCAAAGTTGGGAAGACTCCGATCATGCTTGATGCTCGTCATGAGTCGGCTGGTCGTGGTCATCGCTCTGGCGATTCTTGCTACCCTGAAATTGTACTTGCGCTGCCTCCTCTATGTCGGCCTAGGTATTGACAACTTGCATCATTTGCCCAACTGTCTTGGGGGCAGCGTCATACATTTTGCAGAACATAGTGCAGTTTACGAGACCAATGTGAAAGTACCAGATGATGTCACGGTCCTCAAAAGTCGGCCAACCTATTGCGGTTTTCAAAGAATCGGTTGGCGTAGTCTCAGAGAGATTCGTTCTTCTGCTGGCAAACTTGGTCAAGGTTCTCTATGTTACCAGGTCGTTTGTAGGTGGCCTGGTAGTTCTGGGTGAAAGTtctagcgagctgaccccagTTGTCGATGCTATTCAGTGGAAGGTTCTCTAGCCACAGGACTAGGGCATGACCCATCACCACCAGGAAGTAGGCGTCCATCTGGTACGGCTTTCACTGCGGTGATGTACGTCTTCAGCCAGATAGTGGGGTCGGAGTGACCATcgtacttttcattgatggccGGCTTGAACAAGGTTGGCCACTCAACAGCCCTGAGCTTTGGAGTGAAGGCAGCGAAGCGATCGATCGCCGTGTTGTCATCATCCTTAAGGTTGTACACGACGGGTGGTGCCCTAGGGCGTCCACCATTGTTGCGCCTGGTTGGGATGTAGGCACATTCAGGGGCGCCGTACATGCGGTTGTAGTCAGCGCGGCGACGCATCTCATCTTCGTTTCATCAGTGTTCTTCTCATTCTCCATCGTGGTTGAGTCTATGGGCGCCGTAGTCGCAGTCATACTCGATGCGGCGGTGGAGCTTGGCCTCTTCACGCTCATTGTGGCGGTTGTTGAGGTCAGCACGGAGGTTGCGGCAGTCGTGCAACTCTTCACGGAGATCACATTGCCGACCCTGTTTGCAACGATCCTCACCATCACCTCTCCTGCCACGGTCCTCACCATCACCTCTCCTGCCGCGGCAGCGGTTGTCATGGTTGTTGGGTTGATGGTCGTTGTTGGCAAGTGGGTTGGCATTCTGCTACGCCTCTTCTTCCCGGACGGGCTCCAGCCAACCTCCGGGTGGTGGTCGCCTCAGTGGTGGCTTGATCTACTATGACTGGATCGACTCCGAGAGTGTTGGGTAGCGGTGGACTAGCAGTATGCAGACTAGCTGTGGGCTCGCTCCATGATTTGGGCGTTGGCGGAGCAGAGACGCACTCGGATCCGCTGTAGTTACTCCAAGTCTAGAAGGTTTTCTAGGTCGGCAAAAACAGCTAacaggttggcctggggtgtggtgaagacaTTGTGGCCAACCTACTTGAGGTCGGCTTGTAGATTGCGGGAGCGCTCAGGGTGCCAAAGTCTGCCCCGGGCACCGTCCTGCTTGGCGTTGTCGCCGTGGTCACGCGATAGTCGACGCTGATCGCCTACTGCCTCCGCGTTACTAGTAGATTGTTGCTGAGCGTTGGCCTGCTCCTGTTGGCATCGTATTGTATGGTCCTGGTTCCTAGCATTGCGACCTGCTTCTTGAAAAGAGGTTTCGCCATCCTTGGGTGGCTCATCGGTGCAGACCATAAAGGCTTCACGATCTGGCGTGGAGGAGTTGCTATCGTTGTCGCTTCCATAGGGATTCGGAGTCAGGACAATGCGGGGGACCTGGAACTCACCATAGTCCAAAAACTGGGTGGGTACGggtgggtctccagattggattTGAAGGGACTGCGCGAGTTCCAAGGAAAACACGATAGCCGAGTTCCTTAGGCCAAAGAGGGCGAGGGAAGGACCGTGCTtcagtcttgttgagcatagtgcCGCCTTAGATAGATCTATGCACTCAGATAGATTTATGCACTCAGCGTAGCGccgcgatcaggtcggagggctTGGGTGGGTAGGTCGCAGATAGGATGTGTGGGACCCTCTctaagagagagagatcgccgacctgctggGGAAGCAGcatgatgatcctcgggtgGAGGTTTTGCTCCGTTAGAACAGATCTGACGAATGCTGAGCTGGCAGCGGACGCCGAGTTGGTGGAGGAGGTGTATGAGTCAGAATCCACCATCATGCTCCCAAAGCGGAGCTGGATTGGGTTGGCGAGGAAGCCTTTCATGCTCTTGGGGAAGAAGATGCTAGgccgggatgccatcgagctcgctggggagcaTCTCACAATGACCCCTACCTGGTATGCCAACTATCGAATTTAGTagcccagcagtccaccagggggttacccaagtggttgatttatagGAAGAGAGGATcacgagaccaagaactcgaaggtgatcacgagaacacaagggacacaagagttttagacaggttcgggtctcgagagagtaataccctacatcctgtatgttggtGGCTTGTATTACTTTGCGCTGGTATGCCAAGAGTTGATGTGCTCTAGGGAGGCGCCCCTAGCCTCCTTATATAGGCTCACGACCgagggttacaagttggtttgaatctaatctactcggtagttacatggtaGGTGATCTGAGTCAGATAACAATACGTATCCCACAATatctgggctgatttgaatcgcccagcCTCCTTGGCATGTACTCCAAGTAGCTTTATGTCTTTGGCTCGCACGCCCCGGTCGGgcgagcccacttgtcaggtccaactagtatcctggttggtggggatgcatggggtacccatatccctcaatggggaagcaatctaataatcTACAAACAACATAAACAATTTGACTTCGCACAAatataattattggaaaaggtgaaagataaaggggatctggTGGAGCAGTTATTTTTTACCAACTCCCACAATAGGGTACACAGATCCACATTCCCCAAAGCAACTACAATATTGAAAGCTAAAAGCATGGGGAAGCAATCTAGTAATTGAATTCAGCAATACAGCGAGAAGATCACTAACCTGACGAACACGGAGAGAAGGAGGTGCCGAATGCCTCCTCGATGGACAGCGCTCGTCACTGAGGTAGCCCACTGAAAGTTGCTTAGGTAGCCTGTTGCCCATCCAGCATGACAGCACTGCCGAGACCGTACTTGCTACCACCGCTGCAGATCTATTAGGGCTATTCAacgggaagaggagagggggctAACTTTGGATTTACTAGGAGGGATGTAGGTGGCTTGGATCCCCTCTTTTATTGATATTACTATACATAACGGGGGAGGACCTGGAGGAGCGAggaattcaaaatttcagatccCGCCTTTGTGCTCGGTAGTGGGAGATGGAACATTTTGGAAACCACCACGAGACCTGGGTCACTGGACCGGTTGGGACTCAGATCCAAGTGTCAGTGACCTTACATAGACGAGCGGTCCAGAAGGGAGTCTGGGAAAGTTCATGGCATCATGGCATTGATGAGCATTCCACGGATTATCCTCTTTAATAGATTCATGTCTGATGGATGATCTGACTATTGCATTACAAATGTGCTACAGGGCAACAAATTAATGTACCATTTTGACTATTTACATgataaaatacacttaaataaAACACAAACCTCCAGCCACCACATGGAACAAGACTTGTACCTACGTGCAAGCATTCACAGGGTTGACCATACAAGCGTATATGTGAGGATGTGTATTCATAGCAACGAGATAGAAACTTTTTGCATGCTATTCATCAGAATGAGGATGACGGAAATTCCTTCAGGTCCTGCTGGTGGGTACCACGGATCATGAATACCCATAGGATAGCAACGTATATTTCATTGACGGCCTCTGTTCATGAATGTACAGGATTCCTTGTAGTGCTCAATAGTTCCTTTTGCTTTTGCTTCTGCGCTTGAGACTGACAAGTCGATTTGCGACGAAGGAACATAGTAGTGTGTAATTCCATAACTGCAAATGACAATGATCGACTCGTGGATACACTACCTCTTATAGGTGGGAGTGTGTCGTTCCGAAACAGCCATTCGTGAACGTCCATTA
This genomic window from Setaria viridis chromosome 8, Setaria_viridis_v4.0, whole genome shotgun sequence contains:
- the LOC117834385 gene encoding uncharacterized protein, with the protein product MDAYCMEICKLEAHFDGLEFHHVPRDHNVATDVLSKHGSKRAQVPVGIFVQDLRKPSNKILDPDQVNNSAESSTDLATSDVMMIEVEEDWHAPFIALITD